The Nocardioides ginsengisegetis region AGGCGGATGGCGATGCTCCAGGACCACACCATCGTGATGCACCCCGGCCCGATGGTCCGCGGCATGGAGATCACCGCCGACGTGGCCGACTCCGACCGCTCGGTCATCGTCGAGCAGGTGACCAACGGTGTCGCCGTCCGGATGGCCGTCCTGTACCTGCTGCTCGGTGGTTCCGAGCCTTCGATCGGAGAGACCGAGTGACCAGCTACCTCATCCAGAACGTCGCCCTCCTCGGCGGCGAGCCGACCGACCTGCTCCTCGCCGACGGCGTGGTCAAGGAGATCGGGACGATCGCGCCCGCCGACGGGCTCGAGACCATCGACGCCACCGGCCTGGTCGCGCTGCCCGGCCTCGTCGACCTCCACACCCACCTGCGCGAGCCGGGTCGTGAGGACGCCGAGACCGTCGAGACCGGCACCCGCGCCGCCGCGATGGGCGGCTTCACCGCCGTCCACGCGATGGCCAACACCGAGCCTGTCGCCGACACCGCCGGCGTCGTCGAGCAGGTCTGGCGGCTGGGCCGCGAAGCCGGCCACTGCGACGTCTATCCCATCGGTGCCGTCACCGTCGGGCTGAAGGGGGAGCAGCTCGCCGAGCTCGGCGCGATGGCCGACTCGGCCGCGCGCGTGCGGGTCTTCTCCGACGACGGCAAGTGCGTCAGCGACGCGGTGCTGATGCGCCGCGCGCTGGAGTACGTCAAGGCGTTCGACGGCGTCATCGCCCAGCACGCCCAGGAGCCGCGCCTGACGGAGGGCGCGCAGATGAACGAGGGCGAGCTCTCCGGCCGCCTCGGGCTCGCCGGCTGGCCGGCCGTCGCCGAGGAGGCGATCATCGCCCGCGACTGCCTGCTCGCCGCCCACGTCGACTCGCGGTTGCACGTCTGCCACGTCTCCACCGCCGGGTCGGTCGAGATCGTCCGTGACGCCAAGCGCAAGGGCTGGAACGTCACCGCCGAGGCGTGCCCCCACCACCTGCTGCTGACCGACGACCTGGCCGCGACGTACGACCCGATCTACAAGGTCAACCCGCCGCTGCGCTCGCAGGCCGACGTGGAGGCGCTGCGCGCCGGCCTGGCCGACGGCACGATCGACATCGTCGCCACCGACCACGCCCCGCACCCCCACGAGGACAAGGACTGCGAGTGGGCGGCCGCCGCCTTCGGCATGCTCGGCCTCGAGACCGCGCTCTCGATCGTCCAGCAGACGATGGTCGACCCGGGCCTGCTCGACTGGGCCGGCGTCGCCGAGCGGATGTCGCACGCCCCGGCCCGGATCGGTCGCGTGACCGACCACGGTCGCCCGATCGAGGTGGGGGAGCCGGCCAACGTCGTGCTCTACGACCCCTCGGTCCGCCGCACCATCGAGGCGAGCGAGTCCGCGTCCCTCTCCCGCAACACGCCGTATGCCGGGATGGAGCTGCCCGGCCGGGTCGTCGCGACGTTCCTGCGCGGCACCGCCACGGTGCTCGACGGGAAGCTCCAGTGAGCGCCGGGGTGAAGGCCGCCCTGCTCGTCCTCGAGGACGGCCGCGCGTTCCGGGGACAGGCCTACGGCGCCGAGGGAGAGACCTTCGGCGAGGCGGTCTTCAACACCGGCATGACCGGCTACCAGGAGACGCTCACCGACCCGTCCTACCACCGCCAGGTGGTCGTGATGACGGCCCCGCACATCGGCAACACCGGCATCAACGACGAGGACCCCGAGTCGCGCCGGATCTGGGTCTCGGGCTACGTCGTCCGCGACCCCGCCCGTGTGCCCTCCAACTGGCGCTCCCGGCGCACCCTCGACGACGAGCTGCGCGAGCAGGGCGTCGTCGGGATCTCCGGCGTCGACACCCGGGCGCTGACCCGCCACCTGCGCGAGCGCGGTGCGATGCGGGTCGGGATCTCCACCACGGAGTCCGACCCGGCGGCGCTGCTCGAGCGCGTGCTGGCCTCGGCCGAGATGGCCGGCGCCGAGCTCGCCGGCGAGGTGTCCACGGACGCGGCGTACGTCGTCCCGGCGGTGGGGGAGAAGCGCTTCACCGTCGCGGCCCTCGACCTCGGCATCAAGTCGATGACTCCCTACCGGATGGCCCAGCGCGGGATCGAGGTGCACGTCCTGCCGGCCGCGTCCACCCTGGAGGACGTGCTCGCCGTCCAGCCCGACGGGCTCTTCTTCTCCAACGGGCCCGGTGACCCGGCGGCCACCGTCGGCCAGGTCGAGCTGCTCAAGGGTGCGCTCGCCGACGGGCTGCCCTACTTCGGGATCTGCTTCGGCAACCAGCTCTTCGGCCGCGCGCTCGGCTTCGGCACCTACAAGCTGAAGTACGGCCACCGCGGCATCAACCAGCCGGTGATGGACCGCACGACCAACAAGGTCGAGGTCACCGCGCACAACCACGGCTTCGCCGTGGACGCACCGCTCGACGGCCCGACGCAGACGCCCTACGGCGTCGCGACGGTCAGCCACGTCTGCCTCAACGACGACGTCGTGGAGGGTCTCGAGCTCCGCACCCCCGAGGGCGACCTGAAGGCGTTCTCGGTCCAGTACCACCCCGAGGCCGCCGCCGGCCCGCACGACGCGGCGTACCTCTTCGACCGGTTCGTCGAGCTCATGGAGAGGACTTCCTGATGCCCAAGCGCGAGGACATCAAGTCGGTCATGGTGATCGGCTCCGGGCCGATCATCATCGGCCAGGCCTGCGAGTTCGACTACTCCGGCACCCAGGCCTGCCGCGTCCTGAAGGACGAGGGCATCCGGGTGATCCTGGTCAACTCCAACCCGGCGACGATCATGACCGACCCGGAGTTCGCCGACGCGACCTACGTCGAGCCGATCACGCCCGAGTACGTCGAGAAGGTCATCGCCAAGGAGCGCCCCGACGCCCTGCTGGCGACCCTCGGCGGCCAGACGGCGCTGAACTCCGCGATGGCGCTCGACGCGGCCGGCGTCCTGGAGAAGTACGACGTCGAGCTGATCGGTGCCTCCATCGAGGCGATCGACCGCGGTGAGAACCGCCAGGTCTTCAAGAAGATCGTCGAGGACCTCGGTGGCGAGTGCTCCAAGTCGGTCATCTGCCACACGATGGACGACTGCCTGGCCGCCGCCGACGAGCTCGGCTACCCGATGGTGGTGCGCCCGTCGTTCACCATGGGCGGCACCGGCTCCGGCATGGCCTACGACGAGCAGGACCTGCGCCGCATCGCGGGCGCCGGCCTCGCGGCCAGCCCCACCACCGAGGTGCTCCTCGAGGAGTCGATCCTCGGCTGGAAGGAGTACGAGCTCGAGGTCATGCGCGACACCGCCGACAACGTGGTGATCATCTGCTCGATCGAGAACCTCGACCCGATGGGCGTGCACACCGGCGACTCGATCACGGTCGCGCCGGCGATGACCCTGACCGACCGCGAGTACCAGGCGATGCGGGACCTCGCCATCGGCATCATCCGCTCGGTCGGCGTCGACACCGGCGGCTGCAACATCCAGTACGCCGTCAACCCGGCCGACGGCCGGCTGATCGTGATCGAGATGAACCCGCGGGTCTCCCGGTCCAGTGCCCTGGCCTCCAAGGCCACCGGCTTCCCGATCGCCAAGATCGCGGCCAAGGTCGCCATCGGCTACACCCTCGACGAGATCCCCAACGACATCACCCGCGAGACCCCGGCGAGCTTCGAGCCGTCGCTGGACTACGTCGTGGTGAAGGTGCCGCGGTTCGCGTTCGAGAAGTTCCCGGGCGCCGACCCGACCCTGACCACGCACATGAAGTCGGTCGGCGAGGCGATGTCGATCGGCCGCAACTTCACCGAGGCGCTCCAGAAGTCGCTGCGCTCGCTGGAGAGCAAGAACGCCGTCTTCGACTTCACCCCGCTCCCGGCCGACCTGGACCGGGCGGCCCGCCTCGAGGAGCTCCTGGTCCGGGTCGCCACGCCCCACGACGGCCGGCTCAAGGAGGTCATGGACGCGATCCGCGTCGGTGCCACCCCCGAGCAGGTCTTCGACGCCACCAGGATCGACCCCTGGTTCGTCGACCAGCTCTTCCTCATCCACGAGGTCGCCGAGCAGGTCGCCTCCGCCACGCGGCTCGACGAGGCGACGCTGCGCCTGGCCAAGCGGCACGGCTTCTCCGACGCCCAGCTCGGCCAGATCCGCGGCATGCGCGAGGACGTCGTCCGCGGCGTCCGCCAGGCGTTGGGCATCCGGCCGGTCTACAAGACCGTCGACACCTGTGCGGCAGAGTTCGCCGCGACCACGCCGTACCACTACTCCTCCTACGACGAGGAGACCGAGGTCGCGCCGCGGGAGAAGGAAGCCGTGATCATCCTCGGCTCCGGGCCCAACCGGATCGGCCAGGGCATCGAGTTCGACTACTCGTGCGTCCACGCGTCGCTGGCGCTGTCCGAGGCCGGCTACGAGACCATCATGGTCAACTGCAACCCCGAGACCGTCTCGACCGACTACGACACCTCCGACCGCCTCTACTTCGAGCCGCTGACCCTCGAGGACGTCCTCGAGATCGTGCACGCGGAGTCGCAGGCCGGGCCGATCGCCGGTGTCATCTGCCAGCTCGGCGGCCAGACTCCGCTGGGCCTCGCGAAGGGGCTGGAGGCCAACGGCGTCCGCATCGTCGGCACCTCGCCCGACGCGATCCACCTCGCCGAGGAGCGCGGCGCCTTCGGCCGGGTGCTCGCCGAGGCCGGACTGCCCGCGCCCAAGCACGGCATGGCGACGTCGTTCGCCGACGCCAAGCGGATCGCCGACGAGATCGCCTACCCGGTGCTGGTGCGCCCGTCGTACGTCCTGGGCGGCCGCGGCATGGAGATCGTGTACGACGACGTCGCGCTCGAGGGCTACATCGAGCGGGCCACCGAGATCAGTCCCGAGCACCCGGTGCTGGTCGACCGGTTCATCGACGACGCGGTCGAGATCGACGTCGACGCGATCTTCGACGGCGAGGAGCTCTTCCTCGGCGGCGTCATGGAGCACATCGAGGAGGCCGGCATCCACTCCGGAGACTCCTCGTGCGCGCTGCCGCCGATCACCCTCGGCGATGCCGAGATCCGCCGGATCCGCGAGGCCACCGAGGCCATCGCCCGGGGCGTGGGGGTGCGCGGGCTGCTCAACATCCAGTACGCCCTCGGCTCGGACGTCCTCTACGTCCTCGAGGCCAACCCGCGCGCCAGTCGCACCGTGCCGTTCGTGTCCAAGGCGACGGCGACGCCGCTGGCCAAGGCCGCGGCGCGGGTGATGCTCGGCGAGTCCATCGCCTCGCTGCGCACGGCCGGCGTGCTGCCGGCGACCGGCGACGGCGGGTCGCTGCCGCCCCACCAGCCGATCGCGGTCAAGGAGGCGGTGATGCCGTTCAACCGGTTCCGCACCCCCGACGGCAAGCAGGTCGACACGGTCCTCGGCCCGGAGATGAAGTCGACCGGCGAGGTGATGGGCCTCGACGCCGACTTCGGCACGGCCTTCGCGAAGGCCCAGACCGCCGCCTTCGGGTCGCTGCCCACCAGCGGCAAGGTCTTCGTCTCGATGGCCAACCGCGACAAGCGGCACATGATCTTCCCGATCAAGGTGCTCTCCGACCACGGCTTCGAGATCGTCGCGACCCAGGGCACCGCCGAGGTGCTGCGCCGCAACGGCGTGCAGGCGACCGTGGTGCGCAAGCACTTCGAGGGCGAGGGGCCCCACGGTGAGCCGACCACGGTCGGGATGATCCTGGCCGGCGACATCGACCTGGTCATCAACACCCCGCACGGCTCCACCAGCGGTGGCTCGGCGCGCGTGGACGGCTACGAGATCCGCACGGCAGCCATCATGGCCAACATCCCGTGCATCACCACCGTCCAGGGGCTCGGCGCGGCCGTGCAGGGCATCGAGGCGCTGGAGCGGGGCGACATCGGTGTCCGCAGCCTGCAGGACTGGGCGCTGCGCAACGCGGACGGCGTGGGGGGCTCGTGACGGCCTACCGCCTGCTCTTCGACCACCTGCTGACCCGCACCGACCCCGAGCGGGCGCACCACGCGGGCTTCGGGGCCATCCGGGCCGCCGGCCCGGTCCTGGCTCGGCTGCCGCGCCACGGCACCCCGGTCGAGGCGATGGGGCTGACCTTCCCCAACGTCCTCGGCATGGCCGCGGGCTTCGACAAGAACGCCGTCGGCATCGACGGCCTCGCCGCGCTCGGCTTCGGTCACGTGGAGATCGGCACGGTCACGGGCGAGGGCCAGCCCGGCAACCCCAAGCCGCGGCTGTTCCGGCTGCCCGAGGACCGGGCGGTCATCAACCGGATGGGCTTCAACAACGACGGCGCCGAGGTCGTGGCCGACCGGCTGGCCGCCCGCGGCCGTCGCGGCACGGAGCAGGGCGGCCCGGTCCTGGGCGTCAACATCGGCAAGACCAAGGTCGTGCCCGAGGACGACGCCCCGGCGGTGCTCGCCGACTACGAGAAGAGCGCGCGGCTGCTCGCGCCGCACGCCGACTACCTCGTCGTCAACGTCAGCTCGCCCAACACGCCGGGACTGCGCAACCTCCAGGCGGTGGAGCGGCTCCAGCCGCTCCTCGAGCACGTACGCCGCACCGCCGACGCGGTCACGTCCGCCCGGGTGCCGCTGCTGGTCAAGATCGCGCCGGACCTGTCCGACGACGACGTGGTCGCGGTCGCCGACATGGCCGGGGCGATCGGGCTCGACGGGATCATCGCCACCAACACCACGATCTCCCGCGAGGGGCTCCGCACCGACGTGGCCACGGTCGAGGAGATCGGTGCCGGCGGCCTGTCCGGCGCCCCGCTGACCGAGCGGGCCCTCGACGTACTCACCCTGCTGCGCAAGCAGGTCGGCCCGGACCTCACCCTCGTCTCGGTCGGCGGCATCACCACCGTCGACGACGCCCGGGCCCGGCTCGACGCGGGTGCGACCCTGCTGCAGGGCTACACCGCGTTCATCTACGAGGGGCCCCTGTGGCCCACGCGCATCCTCCGCGGGGTCCGCACGCCGTGAGCCCGGTCGCCGAGCCCACCACCGCGACGCGCACCCCGCTGCACGTCACGGGTGAGCTGCTCGCGACCAAGAAGGTCGGCGCCTACCGCCACCTGACCCTGGTGGCGCCCGGAGTGCCCGAGCGGTTCCGTCCCGGCAACTTCGTGGCCGTCTCGATCGGCGCCCCCGGGTCGGACACGACCCGGCTGGCCCGACGCGCGTTCTGGATCCACCAGGTCAAGCCCGTCGGCGGCTATGGCCCGACACTCCAGCTCGTCGTCGAGCCGACCGGTCCCGGCAGCCAGTGGCTCGCCTCGCTGGCACCGGGCGCCCGGCTGGAGGTCACCGGCCCGCTCGGCCGGCCGTTCGCCCTGCCCAAGGAGCCGGTCAGCTGCCTGCTCGTGGGGGAGGGGTACGCCGCCGCGCCGCTGTTCCCGCTCGCCGAGCGGCTCCGCGAGCGCGGGTGCGCGGTCAACCTCCTCGTGGCCGGGGCCGACGAGGCGCACCTGCTGTCCGCCCTCGAGGCCCGCCGCTCCGCCCGCGCGGTCACCGTCGTCACCCGCGACGGCTCCGTGGGCCTGCGCGGCGAGGTGGCCGATGTCGTCGACGACGTGCTCGGCCGGTCGCAGGCCGCGGTCGTCTACGCCGCCGGCCCGCTGGCCACGCTCCACGCGGTCGCCGTGGCCGCCGAGGCACACGGCGCGTGGAGCCAGACCGCCGTCGAGCAGCCGCTCACCTGCGCCACGGGCCTGTGCCAGGGCTGCCCGGTGCCCGTCGTCGGCGAGGACGGCGTGGCCCGCCGCGTGCGGGCCTGCGCCGACGGTCCGGTGCTCCGCGGCGACCGGGTGCGCTGGGCCGAGCTGCTCGGTGAGGCGGGCGAGCCGAGGTGAGCATCGACCTCGGCGGGCTGACCCTGGCCAACCCCGTGATGGTTGCCTCCGGCTGCGGAGGCACCGGCCGCGAGCTCGCGGCGTACGTCGACCTCCACGAGCTGGGCGCCTTCGTCACCCGCACGATCACCCTCAACCCCCGCGCGGGCGGACCGGTCCCGCGGATCCTGGAGACGCCGTCAGGGCTCGTGCACGCGGTCGGGCTCCAGAACCCCGGCCTCGAGCCGTTCCTGGCCAGCGAGCTGCCGCAGCTCGTCCAGCAGGGCGCCCGCGTCGTCGTCTCGATCGCGGGTACCACCCTGGGGGAGTACGCCGAGCTGGCCCGACGCCTCGGTCGCGCGCCCGGCGTCGCCGCCGTCGAGGTCAACCTGTCCTCGCCCGACGCCGTCGCCTCGGGCGTGCTCGACGTCCGCGAGCCGTTCCACGCGGCCAACGTCGTCGCCGCCGTGCACCGGGAGCTGCCGCGCGGGCTCCCGCTGCTCGCCAAGGTCCGCCCCGACCTGATCCGTGTGGTCGAGTCGGCGCGCACGGTCCTCGAAGCCGGCGCCGCCGCCGTCGTGGTCGGCAACGCCCTCCCCGCAGCGATGCCCGACGGCCGTCCGGCCGGCCTGAGCGGGCCCGCGATCCGGCCGCTCGCGCTGCGCTGCGTCACCGAGGTCCGCGACGCCCTGCCCGACGCGGCGATCGTCGGCTGCGGCGGCATCGCCGACGAGGCCGACGCCCGCTCCTTCCTCGCTGCCGGCGCCACCGCCGTGCAGGTCGGCACCGCCCTGCTGCACGACCCCACGACCGCCGCGCGGCTGGCCCGCGCCCTGACGACTGACCGGGAGGTCATCGGATGACACCGTTCGGAACCCGACTCCACGAGGCGGTCGCCGCCCGCGGCCCGCTGTGCGCGGGCATCGACCCGCACGCGGCCCTGCTCCGCGAGTGGGGCCTCGACGACGACGTGGCCGGGCTCGAGCGGTTCGCGATGACCGCCGCCGAGGGACTGGCGCCGCACGTGTCGGTCGTGAAGCCGCAGTCGGCGTTCTACGAGCGGTTCGGCTCCCGCGGGATCGCCGTGCTGGAGCGGCTGATCGCCGCCTGCCGCGACGCCGGCGCGCTGGTCCTCCTCGACGTCAAGCGTGGCGACATCGGCTCCACCTCGCAGGCCTACGCCGACGCCTACCTCGACCCCGCCTCCCCGCTCGCCTCCGACGCGATCACGGCCAGCCCCTACCTCGGCTTCGGCTCGCTCGACCCGATGATCGACACCGCACGCAAGCACGGCGCCGGGGTGTTCGTGCTCGCCCTCACCTCCAACAAGGAGGGCCCCGAGGTCCAGCACGCCACCACCGCGTCCGGCACCACCGTCGCCGGCACCGTCCTGGACCACCTCCGCCGCCTCAACGCCGACGCGTCGCCGCTCGGCTCCTTCGGGGCGGTCATCGGGGCCACGATCGGCGAGACGGGGGAGGACCTCGCGTTCAACGGGCCCGTGCTCGCCCCCGGGTACGGCGCCCAGGGAGGCACCGTGGCGGACCTGAAGCGGATCTTCGGGGCCTCGGCCGGGGCCGTGCTGCCCAGCTCCTCGCGCGAGCTGCTGCGCCACGGCCCGGATGCCGGCGCGCTCCGCGACGCGGCCCTGCGCACCAACGACGAGCTCGCCGGGCTGGCCGGCTGATGCGGCGCCTCACGCGGACGGCCGCGCTCCTCGCCGCCCTCACCCTCGTGCCGGTCCTGGCCGGCTGCCAGGACACCCAGGAGAGCTACTGCGGCGCGGTCAAGGACCACCAGGAGGAGCTCACCAAGATCTCCTCCGACGGCTCGCAGGACTCCCTCATCCAGGCACTCGGCATCTTCGAGGACCTCCAGTCCAAGGCGCCCAGCGACATCACCGACGAGTGGCAGCAGGTCGTGAGCCGCGTCCAGGCGCTGAAGAAGGCCCTCGACGACGCGGGCGTCGACCCCGCGACCTACGACCGTGCCCACCCGCCCGCGGACCTGAGCGCCGACGACAAGGCCGCGATCGACGCGGCGGCGCGCGAGCTCGGCAGCGGCGAGACCCTCGCGGCGCTCCAGGCCCTGGACCAGGAGGCCCGTGACGTGTGCCAGACCCCCCTGACGCTCTAGCCCGGAGCGGCAAAAAGACCAGTTCAGGCCCGCAATTGCTGGACCCTCGCGGTTCTGACTAGTGTGACCCCTCACCGGCCCGCACGACTTCTCTCGACCTAAGGACCAGCGCCCGTGGCTCTGCCCCCGCTCACCCCCGAACAGCGCCAGGCGGCCCTCGACAAGGCCGCCGCCTCCCGTCGGGAGCGGGCCGAGGTCAAGAACCGGCTCAAGAACTCCGGGGCCTCGATCCTCGACGTGCTCCACGAGGGCCAGGTCAACGAGGTCATCGGCAAGATGCGCGTCGTCGACCTGCTCCAGTCGCTGCCCGGCCTCGGCAAGGTCCGCGCCCGGCAGATGATGGAGCGGCTCGGCATCGCCGAGAGCCGCCGCGTCCGCGGGCTCGGGACCAAGCAGGTCGCCGCGCTCGAGCGCGAGTTCGCCGGGCGTGGCTGAGCCCCGCTCGCGCCTGCTCGTCCTGGCCGGACCCACCGCCGTCGGCAAGGGGACCGTGGCCGCGGCCGTGCGTGAGCTCCACCCCGACGTCTGGATCTCGGTCTCCGCCACGACCCGCAAACCGCGTCCCGGCGAGGTCCACGGCGTGCACTACTGGTTCGTCTCCGACGAGGAGTTCGACGCCATGGTCGCCGACGGCCAGCTGCTGGAGTGGGCGGTGGTGCACAAGGCCGCCCGCTACGGCACGCCGCGCGGCCCGGTCGAGGAGGCGCTGGCCGCGGGCCGGCCCTCGATGCTCGAGATCGACCTCCAGGGCGCGCGCCAGGTCCGCGAGACCATGCCCGACGCGCTGTTCGTCTTCCTGGCCCCGCCCTCGTGGGAGGAGCTCGTGCGCCGGCTCGTCGGTCGCGGCACCGAGACCGAGGAGGAGCGGGAGCGCCGGCTCGACACCGCGCGCGAGGAGCTGGCGGCCGAGCAGGAGTTCGACGTGACGATCGTCAACCACGAAGTTCACGCTGCAGCCGACGAGTTGGTAACCTTGATGGTGCACGACCATGCGCACCCATCGGTGCACCCCCCATTCGACAACTTGTGAGGCTCACGCGTGTCTTCGCCCAACATCGCCGCCGAGGGTGTCACCAACCCCTCGATCGACGACCTGCTCACCAAGACCGACAGCAAGTACAAGCTGGTCCTCTACAGCGCCAAGCGTGCGCGCCAGATCAACGCCTACTACTCCCAGCTGGGCGAGGGCCTGCTCGAGTACGTCGGCCCGCTCGTCGACACCCACGTGCAGGAGAAGCCCCTCTCGATCGCGCTCCGCGAGATCAACGAGGACCTGCTGACGTGTGAGGACGTCGACCCCGCCGAGCTCGCCGCCGAGGAGGCTGCTGCCAAGGCCGCCCTCGAGTCGTCGTTCAGCGCCGGCGAGTGACCGAGCCGGTCCAGCGTTGACCAGCATCACCGACTCCGTGGCCGTTCCCCCTGTCGGGGAGCGGCCACGACTCGTGCTGGGGGTCTCCGGCGGCATCGCGGCGTACAAGTCCTGCGAGCTGCTGCGCCGGTTCACCGAGTCCGGCCACGACGTGACCGTCGTGCCCACCGCGGCCGCCCTGGAGTTCGTGGGCGCCCCGACCTGGGCGGCCCTGTCGGGCAAGCCCGTCTCCACCGACGTGTGGTCGTCCGTCCACGAGGTCCCGCACGTCCGGATCGGCCAGCAGGCCGACCTGGTCGTCGTCGCCCCGGCCACCGCCGACCTGCTGGCCAAGGCCGCCCACGGGCTGGCCGACGACCTGCTCACCAACACCCTCCTGACCGCACGCTGCCCGGTCGTCTTCGCCCCCGCGATGCACACCGAGATGTGGGAGCACCCCGCGACGCAGGCCAACGTCGCCACGCTGCGCGCCCGGGGGGCGCTGGTGATCGAGCCCGCCGAGGGCCGGCTGACCGGCAAGGACACCGGCAAGGGCCGGCTGCCGGAGCCCGCCGAGATCTTCGACTACTGCCTCGAGGTGCTGACCCGGTCGTCGTCCGGTGCGGCCGCCGGTCTGACCGACCTGGCCGGCCGCTCGGTCGTGGTGTCGGCCGGCGGCACCCGCGAGTACCTCGACCCCGTCCGCTTCCTCGGCAACCGCTCCTCGGGCCTGCAGGGCTATGCCCTGGCCCGCGCGGCGGCCGCCCGCGGCGCGGAGGTCACCCTCGTCGCCGCCAACGTGTCGCTGCCCGACCCCGCCGGTGTGAAGGTGGTCCGGGTCGAGACGACCGCCCAGCTGCGCGAGGTGGTCGTGGCCGCCGCGGCCGCCGCCGACGCGGTCGTGATGGCCGCCGCCCCGGCCGACTTCCGGCCGGTCGACGTCAGCACCCACAAGATCAAGAAGGCGGCCGACGGCAGCTCGCCGGCGATCGAGCTGACCCAGAACCCCGACATCCTCCACGAGATCTCCACCCAGCGCTCGCGCCCCGGGAGCGTCATCGTGGGATTCGCCGCCGAGACCGGCGACGCCTCCGGGTCGGTCGCCGACCTGGCCCGCGCCAAGCTGGCCCGCAAGGGCTGCGACCTGCTCGTGGTCAACGACGTGAGCGGGGGAGCGGTCTTCGGCAGCCCCGACAACGAGGCGGTCATCCTGGCCGCCGACGGCGCGACGGTCGACGTACCCCACGGGTCGAAGGGCGCGCTGGCCCACGTCATTTGGGACGAAGTGGCTCGCAGGCTGCAGGATTGAGACGTCGTCCCGCCTTGTGGGACGCCCGATATCGTTGCTGCACCACCAACTACGGGAGTGAGAAGCACAGTGCCTGGACGTCTCTTCACGTCGGAGTCCGTGACCGAGGGTCACCCGGACAAGATCGCCGACCAGATCAGCGACTCGGTCCTCGACGCCATGCTGGCGCAGGACGAGTACAGCCGCGTCGCCGTCGAGACCCTGCTCACCACTGGGCTCGTCGTGGTCGCCGGTGAGGTCGACACCACCGGATACGTCGACATCAAGAAGGTCGTGCGCGAGCGCATCCTCGAGATCGGCTACGACTCCTCCCTCAAGGGCTTCGACGGCGCGTCGTGCGGCGTCATGGTCGCCATCGGGGGCCAGTCCGGCGACATCGCGCAGGGCGTCGACACCGGCCACGAGAGCCGCACCGGCTCCGTGGACGCGATGGACAAGCAGGGCGCCGGCGACCAGGGCCTGATGTTCGG contains the following coding sequences:
- a CDS encoding quinone-dependent dihydroorotate dehydrogenase — its product is MTAYRLLFDHLLTRTDPERAHHAGFGAIRAAGPVLARLPRHGTPVEAMGLTFPNVLGMAAGFDKNAVGIDGLAALGFGHVEIGTVTGEGQPGNPKPRLFRLPEDRAVINRMGFNNDGAEVVADRLAARGRRGTEQGGPVLGVNIGKTKVVPEDDAPAVLADYEKSARLLAPHADYLVVNVSSPNTPGLRNLQAVERLQPLLEHVRRTADAVTSARVPLLVKIAPDLSDDDVVAVADMAGAIGLDGIIATNTTISREGLRTDVATVEEIGAGGLSGAPLTERALDVLTLLRKQVGPDLTLVSVGGITTVDDARARLDAGATLLQGYTAFIYEGPLWPTRILRGVRTP
- the carA gene encoding glutamine-hydrolyzing carbamoyl-phosphate synthase small subunit, with the protein product MSAGVKAALLVLEDGRAFRGQAYGAEGETFGEAVFNTGMTGYQETLTDPSYHRQVVVMTAPHIGNTGINDEDPESRRIWVSGYVVRDPARVPSNWRSRRTLDDELREQGVVGISGVDTRALTRHLRERGAMRVGISTTESDPAALLERVLASAEMAGAELAGEVSTDAAYVVPAVGEKRFTVAALDLGIKSMTPYRMAQRGIEVHVLPAASTLEDVLAVQPDGLFFSNGPGDPAATVGQVELLKGALADGLPYFGICFGNQLFGRALGFGTYKLKYGHRGINQPVMDRTTNKVEVTAHNHGFAVDAPLDGPTQTPYGVATVSHVCLNDDVVEGLELRTPEGDLKAFSVQYHPEAAAGPHDAAYLFDRFVELMERTS
- a CDS encoding dihydroorotase, coding for MTSYLIQNVALLGGEPTDLLLADGVVKEIGTIAPADGLETIDATGLVALPGLVDLHTHLREPGREDAETVETGTRAAAMGGFTAVHAMANTEPVADTAGVVEQVWRLGREAGHCDVYPIGAVTVGLKGEQLAELGAMADSAARVRVFSDDGKCVSDAVLMRRALEYVKAFDGVIAQHAQEPRLTEGAQMNEGELSGRLGLAGWPAVAEEAIIARDCLLAAHVDSRLHVCHVSTAGSVEIVRDAKRKGWNVTAEACPHHLLLTDDLAATYDPIYKVNPPLRSQADVEALRAGLADGTIDIVATDHAPHPHEDKDCEWAAAAFGMLGLETALSIVQQTMVDPGLLDWAGVAERMSHAPARIGRVTDHGRPIEVGEPANVVLYDPSVRRTIEASESASLSRNTPYAGMELPGRVVATFLRGTATVLDGKLQ
- a CDS encoding dihydroorotate dehydrogenase electron transfer subunit; amino-acid sequence: MSPVAEPTTATRTPLHVTGELLATKKVGAYRHLTLVAPGVPERFRPGNFVAVSIGAPGSDTTRLARRAFWIHQVKPVGGYGPTLQLVVEPTGPGSQWLASLAPGARLEVTGPLGRPFALPKEPVSCLLVGEGYAAAPLFPLAERLRERGCAVNLLVAGADEAHLLSALEARRSARAVTVVTRDGSVGLRGEVADVVDDVLGRSQAAVVYAAGPLATLHAVAVAAEAHGAWSQTAVEQPLTCATGLCQGCPVPVVGEDGVARRVRACADGPVLRGDRVRWAELLGEAGEPR
- the carB gene encoding carbamoyl-phosphate synthase large subunit — its product is MPKREDIKSVMVIGSGPIIIGQACEFDYSGTQACRVLKDEGIRVILVNSNPATIMTDPEFADATYVEPITPEYVEKVIAKERPDALLATLGGQTALNSAMALDAAGVLEKYDVELIGASIEAIDRGENRQVFKKIVEDLGGECSKSVICHTMDDCLAAADELGYPMVVRPSFTMGGTGSGMAYDEQDLRRIAGAGLAASPTTEVLLEESILGWKEYELEVMRDTADNVVIICSIENLDPMGVHTGDSITVAPAMTLTDREYQAMRDLAIGIIRSVGVDTGGCNIQYAVNPADGRLIVIEMNPRVSRSSALASKATGFPIAKIAAKVAIGYTLDEIPNDITRETPASFEPSLDYVVVKVPRFAFEKFPGADPTLTTHMKSVGEAMSIGRNFTEALQKSLRSLESKNAVFDFTPLPADLDRAARLEELLVRVATPHDGRLKEVMDAIRVGATPEQVFDATRIDPWFVDQLFLIHEVAEQVASATRLDEATLRLAKRHGFSDAQLGQIRGMREDVVRGVRQALGIRPVYKTVDTCAAEFAATTPYHYSSYDEETEVAPREKEAVIILGSGPNRIGQGIEFDYSCVHASLALSEAGYETIMVNCNPETVSTDYDTSDRLYFEPLTLEDVLEIVHAESQAGPIAGVICQLGGQTPLGLAKGLEANGVRIVGTSPDAIHLAEERGAFGRVLAEAGLPAPKHGMATSFADAKRIADEIAYPVLVRPSYVLGGRGMEIVYDDVALEGYIERATEISPEHPVLVDRFIDDAVEIDVDAIFDGEELFLGGVMEHIEEAGIHSGDSSCALPPITLGDAEIRRIREATEAIARGVGVRGLLNIQYALGSDVLYVLEANPRASRTVPFVSKATATPLAKAAARVMLGESIASLRTAGVLPATGDGGSLPPHQPIAVKEAVMPFNRFRTPDGKQVDTVLGPEMKSTGEVMGLDADFGTAFAKAQTAAFGSLPTSGKVFVSMANRDKRHMIFPIKVLSDHGFEIVATQGTAEVLRRNGVQATVVRKHFEGEGPHGEPTTVGMILAGDIDLVINTPHGSTSGGSARVDGYEIRTAAIMANIPCITTVQGLGAAVQGIEALERGDIGVRSLQDWALRNADGVGGS